Proteins encoded within one genomic window of Enterococcus haemoperoxidus ATCC BAA-382:
- a CDS encoding amino acid ABC transporter ATP-binding protein produces MMNAIIEVEHLRKSFGENEVLKDINVTVNKGEVVTIIGSSGSGKSTLLRCINLLEKPTGGKIIYNGENVLERGYNLPKYRTHLGMVFQSFNLFNNMNVLENCTSGQITVLKRSKEEAKKIALENLEKVGMERFIDAKPSQLSGGQKQRVAIARALSMNPDVMLFDEPTSALDPEMVGEVLKTMKDLAHTGLTMIIVTHEMEFAKEVSDRVIFMDKGVIAEEGTSDDIFVHPKEERTKEFLHRILSKA; encoded by the coding sequence ATGATGAACGCAATTATTGAAGTCGAACATTTAAGAAAAAGCTTCGGTGAAAATGAAGTGTTAAAAGATATCAATGTGACAGTAAATAAAGGAGAAGTCGTGACAATCATCGGCTCTTCTGGTTCTGGTAAATCAACTCTTTTACGTTGCATCAACTTATTGGAAAAACCTACAGGTGGCAAAATCATCTATAACGGTGAAAATGTCTTAGAACGTGGCTATAACTTACCGAAATATCGTACTCACTTAGGTATGGTGTTTCAATCGTTCAACCTATTTAATAATATGAATGTTTTAGAAAATTGTACTTCTGGACAGATTACTGTCTTGAAACGCAGCAAAGAAGAAGCTAAAAAGATTGCCTTAGAAAATCTTGAAAAAGTTGGTATGGAGCGTTTCATTGATGCGAAACCCTCACAACTTTCTGGTGGACAAAAACAACGTGTTGCTATTGCTCGCGCCTTGTCCATGAATCCAGATGTCATGCTTTTCGATGAACCAACTTCAGCACTTGATCCTGAAATGGTCGGTGAAGTGTTGAAAACAATGAAAGATTTAGCCCATACAGGGTTAACAATGATCATCGTAACGCATGAAATGGAATTTGCAAAAGAGGTTTCTGATCGTGTGATTTTTATGGATAAAGGTGTGATTGCTGAAGAAGGCACATCTGATGATATCTTTGTTCATCCAAAAGAAGAGCGGACAAAAGAATTTTTACACCGTATCTTATCTAAAGCCTAA
- a CDS encoding energy-coupling factor ABC transporter ATP-binding protein: MDIRFEQVDFTYQPHTPFEQRALFDLNLTIENGSYTAIVGHTGSGKSTLLQHLNALVKPTKGTVTIGDRVIVPETNNKNLKPIRKKVGIVFQFPEAQLFEETVAKDIAFGPKNFGVSGEDAARLAAEMLELVGLDASHLERSPFELSGGQMRRVAIAGVLAMEPEVLVLDEPTAGLDPQGRKEMMEMFQRLHEERGMTIVLVTHLMDDVANYADHVIVLEQGQIVKAGTPQEVFQDIDWLKEKQLGVPTAATFAEKLLAKGFSFEELPLTADALADDLLKGLKKAGEGL, from the coding sequence ATGGACATCCGTTTTGAACAAGTAGATTTTACCTACCAACCCCACACACCATTTGAACAACGGGCATTATTCGATTTGAATTTGACGATAGAGAATGGTTCTTATACAGCAATTGTTGGTCATACTGGTAGTGGGAAATCAACCTTGCTGCAGCATTTGAACGCTTTAGTAAAACCAACAAAAGGTACCGTAACAATTGGTGATCGAGTGATTGTTCCAGAAACAAATAATAAAAATTTAAAACCGATTCGTAAAAAAGTCGGTATCGTCTTTCAATTTCCAGAAGCTCAACTATTTGAAGAAACAGTAGCAAAAGACATTGCTTTTGGTCCAAAGAATTTTGGCGTATCAGGAGAAGATGCGGCAAGATTAGCTGCTGAAATGCTTGAGTTAGTTGGGCTAGATGCTAGTCATTTAGAACGCTCTCCGTTTGAATTATCAGGAGGACAAATGCGACGTGTAGCGATTGCTGGTGTTTTGGCGATGGAACCGGAAGTACTAGTCTTAGATGAACCAACAGCAGGACTTGATCCGCAAGGGCGTAAAGAGATGATGGAAATGTTTCAACGTCTGCATGAAGAACGTGGGATGACGATCGTTTTAGTGACTCATTTAATGGATGATGTGGCTAACTATGCAGATCATGTGATCGTATTAGAACAAGGCCAAATCGTTAAAGCAGGTACACCGCAAGAAGTATTCCAGGACATTGACTGGCTGAAAGAAAAACAATTAGGTGTACCAACTGCTGCGACCTTTGCAGAGAAATTACTAGCGAAAGGTTTTTCTTTTGAAGAATTACCGTTGACTGCAGATGCTTTAGCTGACGATTTATTAAAAGGCTTAAAAAAGGCAGGTGAAGGCCTGTGA
- a CDS encoding energy-coupling factor transporter transmembrane component T family protein, producing MMNKLIFGRYIPGDSFIHKMDPRAKLIASFYFIGIIFLANNWQTYSVLAVFTLFAIFLSKVNIRFFIRGIKPLIWLILFTVALQMLFTQGGEVYFKWGIFTITEFGVINGLFIFCRFVLIIFMSTLLTLTTPPLDLSDAIEYLLRPLKVVRFPVHEVSLMLSIALRFVPTLMDETEKIMNAQRARGVDFGEGNLIQKMKAVVPLLIPLFVSSFNRAEDLATAMEARGYQGGDGRTKYRILHWHLTDTVVMLAFGVLTAVLIFIRS from the coding sequence GTGATGAACAAATTGATTTTTGGTCGTTATATCCCAGGCGATTCATTTATTCATAAGATGGATCCAAGAGCCAAGCTGATTGCTAGTTTTTACTTTATTGGGATTATATTTTTAGCGAATAATTGGCAAACGTATAGCGTATTAGCTGTTTTTACATTGTTTGCAATTTTTCTTTCTAAAGTGAATATTCGATTTTTTATACGCGGAATCAAACCACTGATTTGGTTGATTTTATTTACGGTCGCTTTACAGATGCTGTTTACTCAAGGTGGAGAAGTTTACTTTAAATGGGGAATTTTCACGATCACGGAATTTGGGGTGATCAATGGTTTATTTATTTTCTGCCGTTTTGTGTTGATTATCTTTATGTCTACTCTATTAACATTGACAACACCGCCTCTGGATTTATCAGATGCGATCGAGTATTTATTGCGTCCGCTAAAAGTGGTTCGTTTTCCTGTTCATGAAGTCTCGTTGATGTTGTCGATCGCGTTGCGTTTTGTGCCAACATTAATGGACGAAACTGAGAAAATCATGAACGCTCAGCGTGCTCGTGGAGTCGATTTTGGTGAAGGAAATTTGATTCAGAAAATGAAAGCTGTTGTACCGCTACTGATACCGTTGTTTGTCAGCAGTTTTAATCGAGCAGAAGATTTGGCGACTGCAATGGAAGCACGCGGTTATCAAGGTGGAGACGGCCGGACGAAATATCGAATTCTTCATTGGCATTTGACAGATACTGTCGTGATGCTAGCTTTTGGGGTATTAACAGCAGTATTGATATTTATAAGAAGTTAG
- a CDS encoding histidine phosphatase family protein — protein sequence MTTFYFVRHGKTELNLSLRFQGGDIDSPLLPIGVEQAIQAGRYLCDTSFDIAAVSTQKRAMDTANYILKENNFLDGLTVQYYDSLREIKFGKREGVEIDHTDEQTDHLRNRPDLYDPTAFDGETIDSLVARSTETIEKISESYPDGKVLIVAHGVLLITLINSLVGKEKAKWREGGPLANTSITILEKETNQQNYTIKSFNDISYQSQSEEA from the coding sequence ATGACCACATTTTATTTTGTTAGACACGGCAAAACTGAACTGAATTTAAGTTTGCGATTTCAAGGCGGAGATATCGATTCGCCCTTATTGCCAATCGGAGTAGAACAAGCGATTCAAGCAGGTCGTTACCTTTGTGATACTTCATTTGATATAGCAGCAGTCAGCACTCAAAAAAGAGCAATGGATACGGCAAATTATATTCTTAAAGAAAATAATTTTTTAGATGGATTGACTGTGCAATATTATGATTCATTAAGAGAAATCAAATTCGGTAAACGTGAAGGCGTCGAAATTGATCATACTGATGAACAAACTGACCACTTACGTAATCGGCCAGATTTATATGATCCGACAGCTTTTGACGGTGAAACGATTGATTCTTTAGTTGCACGTTCGACTGAAACAATCGAAAAAATTAGTGAATCCTATCCAGATGGAAAAGTGTTGATCGTAGCTCACGGTGTTTTACTAATTACACTGATCAATTCACTAGTAGGAAAAGAAAAGGCAAAATGGCGTGAAGGCGGCCCACTTGCGAATACAAGTATTACAATTTTAGAAAAAGAAACCAATCAACAGAACTATACGATAAAATCATTTAATGATATTTCGTATCAATCGCAAAGTGAAGAAGCATAA
- a CDS encoding GNAT family N-acetyltransferase: MENKIVIRPIEEKDFPTLLEIENTIWTNENSPVLHYYHSVDEYKEKIAGRIIFVAADDKRVHGFVDVHHPTPLLAHKKQWMFGIGVHPDSQSLGVGRQLLDYLKETATNEGIHKISLRVMGTNTKAIQFYRKNGFSQEALFKDEFFINGAFCDDYQFAYFTD, from the coding sequence ATGGAAAATAAAATAGTCATTCGACCAATTGAAGAAAAAGATTTTCCAACATTACTTGAAATAGAAAATACGATTTGGACAAATGAAAATTCTCCTGTCCTTCATTATTATCACTCAGTTGATGAGTATAAGGAGAAAATAGCTGGACGTATTATCTTTGTTGCTGCAGATGATAAAAGAGTTCATGGTTTTGTGGATGTTCATCATCCTACTCCGTTGCTTGCTCATAAAAAACAATGGATGTTTGGGATTGGTGTCCATCCTGATAGTCAGTCTTTAGGAGTTGGACGGCAATTACTGGATTATTTGAAGGAAACTGCAACTAATGAAGGAATTCATAAAATTTCTTTACGGGTCATGGGAACCAATACTAAGGCAATTCAGTTTTATCGTAAAAATGGGTTTAGCCAAGAAGCCTTATTTAAAGATGAGTTTTTTATCAACGGTGCGTTTTGTGATGATTATCAATTTGCCTATTTTACTGATTAA
- the brnQ gene encoding branched-chain amino acid transport system II carrier protein — protein sequence MTKKLSWRDYLYVGSMLFGLFFGAGNLIFPVHMGQEAGASIFLANLGFLITGIGLPFLGVIAIGISKSNGVFDLATRINRRYAVAFTVLLYLTIGPFFALPRLATTSFEIGLAPFIPSDQHKLILAIFSALFFLIAWAFSRKPTKLLGYVGKFLNPLFLFLLAILILFAFLTPLGSISSAPVAETYVANPFFKGFTEGYNTLDALASLAFGIIIVSTIRGMGVEKPNDIAKDTIKSGAISIVLMGIIYTLLSYMGTMSLGKFPLSENGGIALAQIANHYLGNLGSILLAFIVILACLKTAIGLITACSETFSELFPKGSYAFYIAAASILPCLFANVGLTNIIQFSVPVLMFLYPLAMTLMILVIISPLFHHRKEVYRMTTYVTLFAALLDALNSAPDFIKSNTVVTTILKNAENYLPLFTIGMGWVVPSIVGFIIGLIWIKVKKESVLN from the coding sequence GTGACAAAGAAATTATCATGGCGTGATTACCTCTATGTAGGTTCCATGCTGTTTGGCTTATTTTTTGGAGCGGGGAATCTGATTTTTCCTGTTCATATGGGACAAGAAGCTGGAGCTAGTATTTTTTTAGCAAATCTCGGCTTTTTGATTACAGGGATTGGCTTGCCGTTTTTAGGTGTAATTGCTATCGGTATTTCCAAAAGTAATGGGGTTTTTGATTTAGCAACTCGTATTAATCGGCGTTATGCCGTTGCTTTTACTGTGTTGTTATATCTGACGATCGGACCTTTTTTTGCATTACCACGTTTAGCAACAACATCGTTTGAAATTGGTTTAGCGCCTTTTATTCCAAGCGATCAACACAAATTGATTTTAGCAATCTTTTCAGCGCTATTCTTCTTAATTGCCTGGGCTTTTTCACGTAAACCTACTAAGTTATTAGGCTATGTAGGAAAATTTTTAAATCCATTATTTCTATTTTTGTTAGCGATTTTGATTTTATTTGCTTTCCTTACACCGCTTGGCTCTATATCTTCTGCGCCTGTTGCTGAGACTTATGTAGCGAATCCTTTTTTCAAAGGTTTTACTGAAGGCTATAACACATTAGACGCACTAGCTTCTCTAGCGTTTGGGATCATTATTGTTTCGACGATTCGAGGCATGGGTGTAGAAAAACCAAATGATATTGCGAAAGATACGATAAAATCTGGTGCAATCAGTATTGTCTTGATGGGAATCATTTATACATTGTTGTCCTATATGGGCACGATGAGTTTAGGTAAATTCCCTCTTAGTGAAAATGGTGGGATTGCTTTAGCTCAGATCGCTAACCATTATTTGGGTAATCTAGGTAGTATTTTATTGGCTTTTATCGTTATTCTAGCATGTTTGAAAACAGCTATTGGATTAATTACAGCTTGTTCTGAAACGTTCAGTGAGCTGTTTCCAAAAGGTTCTTATGCCTTTTACATTGCAGCAGCAAGTATTTTACCTTGTTTGTTTGCAAATGTTGGGTTAACGAATATCATACAATTTTCAGTGCCTGTATTGATGTTTCTCTATCCTTTAGCAATGACTTTGATGATTTTAGTGATTATCAGTCCCTTATTTCATCACCGTAAAGAAGTTTATCGTATGACGACTTATGTGACATTGTTTGCAGCGTTACTTGATGCTTTGAATAGTGCCCCCGATTTTATCAAGTCGAATACAGTAGTTACTACTATTTTAAAAAATGCTGAAAATTACTTGCCTTTATTTACGATTGGCATGGGTTGGGTCGTTCCATCCATCGTTGGTTTTATAATTGGCTTGATTTGGATCAAAGTAAAAAAGGAATCCGTTCTTAATTAA
- a CDS encoding ABC transporter permease subunit (The N-terminal region of this protein, as described by TIGR01726, is a three transmembrane segment that identifies a subfamily of ABC transporter permease subunits, which specificities that include histidine, arginine, glutamine, glutamate, L-cystine (sic), the opines (in Agrobacterium) octopine and nopaline, etc.), which translates to MNKKSFSLGLLVAFILSIFCAPVFSQAEEPAGEFRVGMEAGYAPFNWSQKTDANGAVPIQGNSSYAGGYDVQIAKKIADGLNKKLVIVQTKWDGLAPALQSGKIDAIIAGMSPTAERRKEIDFTDPYYESQLVVVVQKKGKFADAKNLKDLSDAKITAQLNTFHYSVIDQIPGVSKQQAMDNFSAMRTALASGMIDGYVSERPEGVTATSVNKDLEMLEFSKENGFQTNAEDVQIAVGMRKADPEIAKVNQILSGISSEERTKIMDQAVKDQPAAETSDNEKAGVLADFKNIWNQYGGMFLRGAGLTLFIALIGTFVGTALGLLIGVIRTIPESENKVKRFFQKLGNALLSIYIEVFRGTPMMVQAMVIFYGLALAFGISLDRTVAALFIVSINTGAYMSEIVRGGIFAVDQGQFEAAQAIGMTHGQTMRKVVVPQVLRNILPATGNEFVINIKDTAVLSVIGVADLFFQGNSASGANFQFFQTFTIVGIMYLIMTYAITRVLRVVEKKMDGPSAYVKLEEAENLKES; encoded by the coding sequence ATGAACAAAAAATCATTTTCACTTGGCTTGTTAGTTGCATTTATTTTAAGTATTTTTTGTGCCCCAGTATTCAGCCAAGCAGAAGAGCCAGCGGGTGAATTCCGCGTCGGTATGGAGGCAGGTTACGCACCATTTAACTGGTCTCAAAAAACAGATGCAAATGGCGCTGTGCCAATCCAAGGAAATTCTTCTTATGCAGGCGGTTATGATGTCCAAATCGCGAAAAAAATTGCCGATGGATTGAATAAAAAACTGGTTATTGTCCAAACAAAATGGGATGGTTTAGCACCAGCCTTACAATCTGGGAAAATCGATGCGATTATAGCAGGGATGAGTCCAACAGCTGAACGTCGCAAAGAAATCGATTTTACCGATCCCTATTATGAATCACAATTAGTTGTTGTCGTTCAGAAAAAAGGCAAGTTTGCAGATGCTAAGAATTTAAAAGATTTATCTGATGCGAAAATCACTGCACAGTTAAATACTTTCCATTATAGTGTAATCGATCAGATTCCTGGCGTTAGTAAACAACAAGCCATGGATAATTTCTCAGCAATGAGAACGGCCCTTGCTTCCGGCATGATCGATGGTTATGTCAGCGAACGACCAGAAGGTGTAACAGCCACAAGTGTTAATAAAGATCTAGAAATGCTAGAGTTTTCTAAAGAAAATGGTTTCCAGACAAATGCTGAAGATGTTCAAATCGCAGTTGGTATGCGTAAAGCTGATCCCGAAATTGCGAAAGTCAACCAAATATTGTCTGGTATTTCTTCAGAAGAACGAACAAAAATCATGGATCAAGCAGTCAAAGATCAACCTGCTGCTGAAACAAGTGATAATGAAAAAGCAGGCGTTTTAGCTGATTTCAAAAATATCTGGAATCAATACGGCGGTATGTTCTTACGTGGTGCAGGTTTAACCTTATTTATCGCGTTGATTGGTACATTTGTCGGAACTGCTTTAGGTTTATTGATTGGTGTCATCCGCACGATTCCAGAATCTGAAAATAAAGTGAAACGCTTCTTCCAAAAATTAGGTAATGCCCTACTTTCTATTTATATTGAAGTGTTCCGTGGTACGCCTATGATGGTTCAAGCGATGGTTATCTTTTACGGTTTAGCCTTAGCTTTTGGAATTTCCTTAGATAGGACAGTAGCAGCTTTGTTTATTGTTTCTATTAATACAGGTGCTTATATGTCTGAAATCGTCCGTGGCGGAATCTTCGCTGTTGACCAAGGACAATTTGAAGCAGCTCAAGCCATTGGGATGACACATGGTCAAACAATGCGCAAAGTCGTAGTCCCTCAAGTATTGCGTAATATTTTACCAGCAACAGGAAATGAATTTGTCATCAACATCAAAGATACAGCTGTCTTGAGTGTTATCGGGGTAGCAGACTTATTCTTCCAAGGAAACTCTGCATCTGGCGCAAACTTCCAATTCTTCCAAACATTTACGATTGTGGGTATCATGTACTTGATTATGACCTATGCAATCACTCGCGTTTTACGTGTTGTTGAGAAGAAAATGGACGGCCCTTCTGCCTATGTGAAACTAGAAGAAGCAGAAAATCTAAAAGAAAGCTAA
- a CDS encoding MazG nucleotide pyrophosphohydrolase domain-containing protein, with product MELQHYQQWISEFYKKRGLYALNSFIRVSFLSEETGEVARAVRALEIGRDRPDEEEKTTDSLVQDLTEELGDVLDNIFILADKYDIRFEDILASHKQKLEERFADISTTKEGS from the coding sequence ATGGAGCTTCAACACTATCAACAATGGATCAGTGAATTTTATAAAAAAAGAGGCTTGTACGCACTTAATTCATTTATTCGTGTCAGCTTTTTATCAGAAGAAACAGGAGAAGTAGCTCGCGCTGTACGTGCTTTAGAAATTGGTCGTGATCGCCCAGATGAAGAGGAAAAAACAACAGACAGTCTAGTTCAGGATTTGACAGAAGAGCTAGGCGACGTTTTAGATAATATTTTTATTTTAGCGGACAAATATGATATTCGTTTTGAAGACATTTTAGCCTCACATAAACAAAAATTAGAAGAGCGTTTCGCTGACATAAGCACTACGAAAGAAGGCTCATAA
- a CDS encoding helix-turn-helix domain-containing protein encodes MLYEELMMDSGMLTKFKLFKRITQINQPDISITQLSEELSLNYQQTFIIVNEINNDLVKIISTHPSILHKAGKINSTKLLVTIDEYRYFLLKKSVPFQFILYFLNYDSPSIDDFCQRYYVSRSTVSRKMLPLKKHVKQYNLRFTYTEANLSGDERAVRVALFDTLWLGTRGTAWPFKSVALEDAERLAESFSEYFPLSRTYLGAKELTYFAAIFLCRTRKKYFVSYDTRYDFLMMDNPYYDFERLNKELGPIQALPAKHSKGESSFIFFLAHYAPFYTLDDDPSLFQTLHDFSARPNPVYELVQEFLVYAKVNIFKKEPEITNSPIIVGNLLNIMFTFFVLRQPFPNLQKLVELPRKKKKADELLETRIQAFFDEKAKEKEYKFIYTIKKPLVKAFKSVLLPAYDKPKHSEHLIVGVAFEHNFLLVRRIYQFLNDLGFVDSAPYQEELNEQYDLVISSSLLPRKKYPELPLYFWDLSYDEEELADLYRTLQQLFEKKNIIQD; translated from the coding sequence ATGCTCTATGAGGAACTGATGATGGATTCGGGAATGCTTACAAAATTCAAACTTTTCAAACGGATCACACAAATCAATCAACCAGATATCTCGATTACCCAATTATCCGAAGAACTCTCTTTGAATTATCAGCAAACCTTTATTATCGTAAATGAAATTAATAATGATCTAGTGAAAATAATCTCTACCCATCCATCCATTTTACACAAAGCAGGAAAAATCAATAGCACTAAATTACTTGTAACAATCGATGAATACCGTTACTTTCTTTTGAAAAAATCGGTTCCGTTTCAGTTTATTCTTTATTTTTTGAATTATGATTCTCCTAGCATAGATGATTTTTGTCAACGCTATTACGTTAGCCGTTCCACAGTTTCTAGAAAGATGTTGCCTTTGAAAAAGCACGTAAAACAATATAATTTACGATTTACATATACTGAAGCAAACTTGTCTGGTGACGAACGAGCTGTCAGAGTTGCGCTTTTTGATACCTTATGGTTAGGAACCAGAGGAACAGCTTGGCCATTTAAGAGCGTTGCACTTGAAGACGCTGAAAGACTTGCTGAGTCATTTTCTGAATATTTCCCTTTATCCAGAACTTACTTAGGAGCCAAAGAACTGACCTATTTTGCAGCAATTTTTCTTTGTCGGACCCGAAAAAAATATTTTGTTAGTTATGATACTCGGTATGACTTTTTGATGATGGATAATCCCTACTATGATTTTGAGCGCCTAAATAAAGAACTGGGTCCAATCCAAGCATTACCCGCTAAGCACAGTAAGGGAGAAAGTAGCTTTATCTTTTTCTTAGCTCATTATGCTCCTTTTTACACATTAGATGATGATCCTTCGCTGTTTCAGACATTACATGACTTTTCAGCGAGGCCTAACCCTGTGTATGAACTAGTTCAGGAATTTTTAGTCTATGCTAAAGTCAACATCTTTAAAAAGGAACCTGAAATTACGAATAGCCCGATTATTGTTGGGAATTTGCTAAATATCATGTTTACTTTTTTTGTCTTACGTCAACCTTTCCCAAACCTTCAAAAATTAGTGGAGTTACCGCGGAAAAAGAAAAAAGCAGACGAACTTCTTGAAACACGTATTCAAGCGTTTTTCGATGAGAAAGCAAAAGAAAAAGAATATAAATTTATTTATACAATCAAAAAACCACTGGTCAAAGCTTTCAAAAGTGTTTTACTCCCTGCTTATGATAAACCAAAACATTCTGAGCATTTAATTGTTGGTGTTGCTTTTGAGCATAATTTCCTTTTGGTTAGAAGAATTTATCAATTTTTAAATGATTTAGGCTTTGTGGATTCTGCTCCTTATCAAGAGGAGTTGAATGAGCAATATGATTTGGTTATTAGTTCTTCTTTATTACCAAGAAAAAAATACCCAGAACTACCACTTTATTTTTGGGATTTATCTTATGATGAAGAAGAGCTAGCTGATTTATATCGAACATTACAGCAGCTTTTTGAGAAAAAAAACATTATTCAAGACTAA
- a CDS encoding TIGR00730 family Rossman fold protein, whose translation MKKMAVYCGASVGNKAIYQEQTKKLGQWMHDNEYDLVYGGGNVGLMGSLADTVIENGGKAIGVMPTFLLERELAHQNITEMHIVNDMHERKRKMIDLADCYLALPGGPGTLEEISEVVSWGRVGEHQNPCIFFNVDGYYDLLAEFFDKMVADGFLTKEDRDKIFFSDDLAEIQQFIEAFTPPAIRQYK comes from the coding sequence ATGAAAAAGATGGCGGTTTATTGCGGTGCCAGTGTAGGGAACAAGGCAATTTATCAGGAGCAAACAAAAAAATTAGGGCAGTGGATGCATGACAATGAGTATGATCTTGTTTATGGCGGCGGCAACGTCGGTTTAATGGGGAGTTTGGCGGACACGGTTATTGAAAATGGTGGAAAGGCAATCGGTGTTATGCCAACGTTTCTATTAGAGCGAGAGTTGGCGCATCAAAATATTACGGAGATGCATATTGTAAATGATATGCATGAACGTAAACGTAAGATGATTGATCTCGCTGATTGCTATTTAGCATTACCTGGTGGACCTGGAACGTTAGAAGAAATATCAGAGGTCGTTTCTTGGGGAAGAGTAGGGGAACATCAAAATCCTTGTATCTTTTTTAATGTAGATGGCTATTATGATCTGTTGGCAGAATTCTTTGATAAGATGGTTGCAGATGGATTTTTAACAAAGGAAGATCGGGACAAGATTTTCTTTTCGGATGATTTGGCTGAAATACAACAATTTATTGAGGCTTTCACACCACCAGCGATTAGACAATATAAATAA
- the truA gene encoding tRNA pseudouridine(38-40) synthase TruA, protein MPRYKAIIAYDGTNFNGFQSQPNGRTVQEEFEKTLRKMNNGKTITIFGSGRTDAGVHAVGQVIHFDYPQERDLERMRYALDTQTPEDIAVKRVEIVPDEFHARYHVIEKTYQFRVDIGKPRSPFKRFYASYFPYEIDTEKIQRALTDLIGTHDFTSFCASGTEIEDKVRTIHEASLAVNESGDELIFTFRGDGFLYKMIRILVGTLLKMGNGRMDETLIPEIIAAKDRNLAGPTAHPEGLYLVEVKYE, encoded by the coding sequence ATGCCACGCTATAAAGCAATAATTGCGTATGACGGAACGAATTTTAATGGATTTCAGTCTCAACCAAATGGGCGAACCGTTCAAGAAGAGTTTGAAAAAACATTAAGAAAAATGAATAATGGCAAAACGATTACGATTTTTGGCTCGGGTCGGACAGATGCTGGTGTTCATGCTGTAGGACAGGTTATTCACTTTGATTACCCACAGGAGAGAGACTTGGAGAGGATGCGCTATGCATTAGATACCCAAACGCCTGAAGATATCGCTGTAAAACGTGTGGAAATCGTTCCCGATGAGTTTCATGCTAGGTATCATGTCATTGAAAAGACCTATCAATTTCGAGTAGATATCGGTAAACCAAGAAGTCCGTTCAAACGATTCTATGCTAGTTATTTTCCCTATGAAATCGATACGGAAAAAATACAACGAGCATTGACTGATTTAATCGGAACACATGATTTTACTTCATTTTGTGCTTCTGGAACAGAGATAGAAGATAAGGTTCGAACGATTCATGAAGCGAGTCTTGCAGTTAATGAATCAGGGGATGAATTGATTTTTACGTTTCGGGGAGATGGTTTCTTGTATAAGATGATCCGGATTTTAGTCGGAACACTGCTCAAAATGGGGAACGGACGGATGGATGAGACACTAATTCCTGAAATCATTGCAGCAAAAGATCGAAATTTAGCTGGACCAACGGCTCATCCAGAAGGATTGTATCTGGTTGAAGTGAAATATGAATAA